In Deinococcus puniceus, one genomic interval encodes:
- a CDS encoding histidine phosphatase family protein, whose protein sequence is MTGTLLLIRHAKAAGQAPDAPLTPEGVEQAARLAESLSGSGITRIVSSPWVRAVDTAGPLAGRLGLPVQTDERLTERVLSGRDLASWQTALKLSFRLPVLTLPGGESGHTARTRILAALDDARDPAGTTAVFSHGNLLALALGLDFDGWAGLRTPDVWVWTAKSSARWEPV, encoded by the coding sequence TTGACGGGCACACTGCTCCTCATTCGCCATGCCAAAGCTGCTGGGCAAGCGCCGGACGCACCACTGACGCCAGAAGGGGTGGAGCAGGCAGCACGATTGGCTGAAAGCCTGTCTGGAAGCGGCATCACCCGCATTGTCAGCAGCCCTTGGGTGCGGGCGGTAGACACAGCGGGGCCACTGGCAGGGCGGCTGGGCCTCCCCGTGCAGACCGACGAGCGCCTGACCGAACGGGTGCTGAGCGGGCGCGATCTCGCTTCTTGGCAAACGGCTCTGAAGCTCAGCTTCCGCCTGCCTGTCCTGACCCTGCCCGGTGGCGAATCGGGTCACACTGCTCGCACCCGCATTCTGGCTGCGCTGGACGACGCCCGCGATCCGGCTGGAACGACTGCCGTCTTCTCACACGGTAATTTGCTGGCGCTCGCGCTGGGGCTGGATTTTGACGGCTGGGCGGGCCTGCGAACTCCGGATGTGTGGGTGTGGACTGCCAAATCCTCCGCACGCTGGGAACCCGTATGA
- a CDS encoding DinB family protein, whose amino-acid sequence MSRATDLKTQRAYQILPQDDPRFTPHIGALVDMLHYARLTTLHDVAGLTVAQLDAIPAGFGNSVGMLLAHIAAVHRIYHGLSFEGRDIFEDEAYAPYRLGLDLGEAARAHIRGHELGHYLAELEAASALTLDGLAARDDTWLASDLVLGGTVQMNHHWAWFHVMEDEVNHRGQIRLILNIVAPKVKTAGGDEGGQT is encoded by the coding sequence ATGAGCAGAGCAACAGACCTGAAAACTCAACGGGCTTACCAGATTTTGCCGCAGGATGACCCTAGGTTCACGCCGCACATCGGCGCACTCGTGGACATGTTGCACTACGCCCGCCTGACCACCCTGCATGACGTGGCGGGCCTGACGGTAGCTCAACTGGACGCCATTCCCGCTGGCTTCGGGAACTCGGTGGGAATGCTGCTGGCGCATATCGCCGCCGTTCACCGCATCTATCACGGGCTGTCTTTTGAGGGCCGGGACATTTTTGAGGATGAAGCTTACGCGCCCTACCGCTTGGGGCTGGACTTGGGAGAGGCGGCCCGCGCACACATCCGGGGCCACGAATTGGGCCACTATCTGGCCGAACTGGAGGCGGCCTCGGCCCTGACTTTGGACGGCTTGGCGGCGCGAGACGATACGTGGTTGGCGTCCGATCTGGTACTAGGCGGCACTGTTCAGATGAACCACCACTGGGCTTGGTTCCATGTGATGGAAGATGAGGTGAACCACCGGGGCCAGATTCGGCTGATTCTGAACATCGTCGCGCCGAAGGTGAAGACAGCGGGTGGGGATGAAGGGGGACAGACTTGA